Proteins co-encoded in one Rudaeicoccus suwonensis genomic window:
- a CDS encoding BlaI/MecI/CopY family transcriptional regulator codes for MARRSTKPLGDLERAVMEQLWALPTGDELTVREVHEALANRELAYTTVMTVLDRLAKKQLVTRVRDGRAWRYQAAASREQLTAETLRTSLAPLDAGDRQTVLMHFLQDASDADLAALRAGLAEVELRRS; via the coding sequence ATGGCACGCAGATCGACCAAACCGCTCGGTGATCTGGAGCGCGCGGTGATGGAGCAGCTGTGGGCGCTTCCGACCGGCGACGAGCTCACCGTCCGCGAAGTGCACGAGGCGCTCGCAAACCGCGAACTCGCTTACACGACAGTGATGACCGTGCTCGATCGACTGGCCAAGAAGCAACTGGTCACGCGGGTGCGCGACGGGCGGGCCTGGCGTTATCAGGCAGCCGCCAGTCGTGAGCAACTCACTGCCGAGACATTGCGGACCAGCCTTGCTCCGTTGGATGCCGGTGACCGGCAGACCGTGCTGATGCACTTCCTGCAGGATGCGTCGGATGCTGATCTGGCCGCGCTGCGCGCTGGTCTCGCGGAGGTCGAACTCCGCCGCAGCTGA
- a CDS encoding SRPBCC family protein, which translates to MHALDGHYGAVRVEDVYDTGIDDLWNACTDPDRLARWIADVDGDLQVGGTFYATFTSTGAGAGRIEACDPPNHLLLVMLPETDDEQQIEAWLTADGDRTRLVVENRRIPLTELHLHGAGWQAHLEDLARSLAGKPSIWNTRWNELSPVYKTMQIV; encoded by the coding sequence ATGCACGCGCTCGACGGACACTATGGCGCGGTGCGCGTGGAGGATGTTTACGACACCGGCATTGATGACTTATGGAACGCGTGCACCGACCCCGACCGCCTTGCGCGCTGGATTGCTGACGTCGACGGCGATCTGCAGGTCGGCGGTACCTTCTACGCGACGTTCACCAGTACTGGCGCGGGCGCCGGACGCATTGAAGCGTGCGACCCGCCCAACCATCTGCTGCTGGTGATGCTCCCTGAGACCGACGACGAGCAACAGATCGAGGCGTGGCTGACCGCCGACGGCGACAGGACCCGCCTCGTCGTCGAGAATCGCCGCATCCCTCTCACCGAACTCCACCTTCACGGCGCCGGCTGGCAGGCGCACCTCGAAGATCTCGCCCGCTCACTGGCCGGCAAACCGTCAATATGGAACACACGCTGGAATGAGTTGAGCCCCGTATACAAGACGATGCAGATCGTCTGA
- a CDS encoding M56 family metallopeptidase, which produces MLVAPLVVVAVVLTWPVPRLLPRLQLLDRCPGSALILWQAVSLSAVFAGVCLAPLIFLQFVRHGTAIPNPRTNLPLLVLGLAISALFIGRLLLQGDRVGRGLRRSRREHAELVDTLGLEQPTAHLGSEHFTVLAHATPTAYCIPGRHQRVVLTNGTIAALPTDELEGVLAHERAHLRQRHDLVLEFFTVLHTAVPERIRSDRGLVEVSVLIELLADQVAVTEVGPVAVARALVALASGSVPDATLGAGGLSAERRLARLADPRRHRATATIVLLAAVVTIAVPGVLAWGSLIAWL; this is translated from the coding sequence GTGCTGGTCGCTCCACTGGTCGTCGTGGCCGTCGTGCTGACCTGGCCTGTGCCGCGACTTCTGCCTCGATTGCAGCTGCTCGACCGGTGTCCCGGTTCGGCGCTGATCCTCTGGCAGGCGGTGTCGCTGTCGGCGGTCTTCGCCGGTGTCTGCCTGGCCCCGTTGATCTTTCTGCAGTTCGTTCGTCATGGCACCGCCATACCGAACCCACGCACCAACCTGCCGCTGCTTGTTCTCGGTCTGGCGATCTCGGCGCTGTTCATCGGACGACTGTTGCTGCAGGGCGACCGGGTCGGGCGAGGCCTGCGACGCAGTCGACGTGAGCACGCCGAACTGGTCGACACACTCGGGCTGGAGCAACCGACGGCACACCTGGGCAGCGAGCACTTCACGGTGCTGGCACACGCGACGCCCACGGCATACTGCATTCCCGGCCGGCATCAGCGAGTCGTGCTGACCAATGGGACCATCGCGGCGCTGCCCACCGACGAGCTCGAAGGAGTGCTGGCGCACGAGCGCGCGCACCTGCGGCAGCGGCACGACCTGGTGCTGGAGTTCTTCACCGTGTTGCACACAGCCGTGCCCGAGCGGATCCGCAGTGACCGGGGGCTGGTCGAGGTGAGCGTGCTGATCGAGTTGCTCGCGGATCAGGTGGCCGTCACCGAGGTCGGCCCGGTGGCGGTGGCGCGGGCGCTGGTCGCGCTGGCGAGCGGAAGTGTGCCGGACGCGACGTTGGGGGCAGGCGGCCTCAGCGCCGAGCGACGACTGGCCCGGCTCGCCGACCCGCGCCGGCACCGTGCCACCGCGACGATCGTGCTCCTTGCGGCCGTGGTGACGATCGCAGTGCCTGGGGTCCTCGCGTGGGGCTCCCTCATCGCCTGGCTCTGA